ATCGTACAGATTTGCCGGAGGCGCGACCGTCACAAAATTTTTGATTTCCGGGCGACGCATAAGTATTTGCATAGCAACCCACCCGCCAAACGAAAACCCGCCTACCCAAAGGTCACGTTGCCCAGGATTAACCATCTGAATCCAATCAAGAGCCGCTGTTGCATCGGCAATCTCTCCTTCGCCCTTGCCACACTCGCCCTCTGATCGGCCAACTCCACGAAAATTGAACCTTATTACGGAAAATCCAGAATCGGCAAAAGCCCTGTAAATCGTAAAATTTACCTTATTGTTCATTGTGCCGCCTTGCTGCGGATGTGGATGCAGGACAATCGCCAGCGGAGCAGACGGGGATAGGTTGTGGTGATATACCCCCTCTATACGGCCGCAAGGACCATCAAAAATTACTTCTGGCATATGTAATCTCCTAGTATTAGACTGTGCTAATTGGGCAATGTTTGTACTAATATTATGTTATTAGCACATTTGGCCGTCAAAAGCAAGCAAAATGAGAAATATTTACCTCGATAACCAGGCGACAACCCAGTGCGACCCTCGCGTTCTTGAGGCTATGCTGCCGTATTTTTGTGAAATTTATGGCAATCCAAGCTCTGACCATGAGTTTGGTTACCAAGCCAGCACAGCTTTAGAAAAAGCGCGTGAGCAAACAGCCCAAATCATTGGCGCGCAGGCCAAGGATATTTTATTTACTTCGGGGGCAACCGCGGCCGCAAATACCGCCATCATTGGCTGTGCCAGATTTTATGGCAAAAAACGCAACCATATTATTACTTCTGCTATCGAGCATAAATGCGTGCTGGAGTCTTGTAAAGCTCTGCAAGAAGAGGGGTTTGAGGTAAACTATATAAAGCCGACAATCGATGGGATTATAGAGCCAGATGCTGTCGAACGGCTTATCAGCGATAAAACGCTGCTGGTCTCAATAATGGCGGTTAATAATGAGATCGGCACAATCCAACCAATACGTGAGATTGGTCAGATTTGCCGGTCACGCGGGGTGATTTTTCACACCGATGCCGCTCAGGCAATTGGGAAGATTAATATAGACGTTGCAAAAGACAACATCAGCATATTGACCCTTTCTGGACACAAAATCTATGCTCCAAAGGGGGTGGGCGCTATATATATTAGCTCATCCCCAAAGGTAAAGCTTCGCCCATTGATTTTTGGCGGCGGGCAAGAGCGTCAGCTTTTTCCAGGCACAACACCGGTTCCTTTGTGCGTAGGGCTTGGTCAGGCTTGTGAGCTTATGCGTACCGAAATGCACGAAGTCAACGACAACATTAGCCGTATTAAATCCAGATTTTTTGAGTATATAGCCCAAAACCTTGAGCAGGTTTACCTGAATGGCCATAAGGATAAACGCGTCCCGCACAACCTAAACAT
The sequence above is a segment of the Holosporales bacterium genome. Coding sequences within it:
- a CDS encoding alpha/beta hydrolase, whose protein sequence is MPEVIFDGPCGRIEGVYHHNLSPSAPLAIVLHPHPQQGGTMNNKVNFTIYRAFADSGFSVIRFNFRGVGRSEGECGKGEGEIADATAALDWIQMVNPGQRDLWVGGFSFGGWVAMQILMRRPEIKNFVTVAPPANLYDFNFLAPCPIPGMIVQGDGDNIVSAEEVTKLVKKIQAQKKVDINYVIMEKADHFFKENLETLSAHIKSYLASELSRGKKKVANVS
- a CDS encoding aminotransferase class V-fold PLP-dependent enzyme, whose product is MRNIYLDNQATTQCDPRVLEAMLPYFCEIYGNPSSDHEFGYQASTALEKAREQTAQIIGAQAKDILFTSGATAAANTAIIGCARFYGKKRNHIITSAIEHKCVLESCKALQEEGFEVNYIKPTIDGIIEPDAVERLISDKTLLVSIMAVNNEIGTIQPIREIGQICRSRGVIFHTDAAQAIGKINIDVAKDNISILTLSGHKIYAPKGVGAIYISSSPKVKLRPLIFGGGQERQLFPGTTPVPLCVGLGQACELMRTEMHEVNDNISRIKSRFFEYIAQNLEQVYLNGHKDKRVPHNLNISFAGVEGESLMMAMPEVAVSSGSACTSDTLEPSYVLKAMGISEDLVHTAIRFGFGRFTTEDDAMYVAQKTVESVKRLRSMSPIYKKLST